The Pseudoalteromonas tunicata genome segment GAGCGAGCATTATTGGGGCGATGTGGTTGATGAAAAAACCTTAGCTAAAATCAATGCAAAATATCAAATAAAACCCAATTTAGCCGCCCAAGAGCAAGACTACTATTTTGTTGGCAACCCGCTGCTATCGTCATGGGGTAAACTTGGCCGTGATTATTTTGAGCAATTGATACAACTCAACGCCCAGTGGCACGATTATTTTGTTGAACCAGAACCTGACAATTTACTGAGCGCCATGCAATCTGAAATATATCATTTGGCATTTAAAGGGCAGAGTTTGCCCGATGATCCCACTTGGTATGTGACTGACCAAGGTAAAATAGCCGTCAACCCCCAAGATTGCAGCATTCAGTTTGCCAATTGCCATACCGCATTGCGTGAGGTTGAAGCCCTGCACGATCATTTACTCGATTTGTTTAGCCAAGACCCAAGCCTCACGCCCAAAGACATAATCGTCATGATGCCCGATGTCGGCAGTTACAGCCCTTATATTGAAGCTGTATTTGGTGCCGCAAGTGCCGAACGTTATATTCCGTATGCCTTAGCCGATTTAGCCATTGCACAAGAAAAACCAATATTAAGTAGTTTTAATCAATTGGTGAATTTACCTTTTAGCCGCTTTGGTGTCTCAGAAATACTCGATTTACTGCAAGTTGATTGTATTGCACGCCACTTTAATATTAGCCATAACGATTTAGATCAAATTCGCTTTTGGCTTGAACAAGTGGGGGTGAAATGGGGTTTAAATGCCAGTCATAAAGCCCAGTTAGCGCAACCTCAATTAGCCCTAAATACTTGGCAACATGGCCTTGAACGCTTATTGCTTGGAGTGGTGCAACGTGATGAAAATAATGCATTTAGTGGTATTTATGCTGCCGATGAAGTGGAAGGCATGGCGGCTGCATTACTTGGGCATTTATTAGCATTTGTGAATCGATTAGCCCATTACAAAACCATTTTAGAACCCGATGCAACGCTTGCAGTCAAAGCCCAGCTCTTGCATCAATTAGTGCAGGATTTTTATGATCATTCTGACGAGCAAGCGTGGGATTTACTGACGCTCGATAGCTTAATTCAAAACCTTGGCAAACATTATGATAATAAAGATTACCAAGGCGAGGTTAGCGCACGCATTATCAGTGCGTTAGTACAACAAGGACTAAGCGAAAATGGCGTAGGTCAGCGGTTTTTAGTTGGCCAAGTTAATTTTTGCACCTTAATGCCGATGCGGGCTGTGCCGTTTAAAGTGGTGTGCATGTTAGGTTTAAACGATGCCGATTATCCGCGCAGTGTGCAACCAATGGGATTTGATTTATTGCCCCACAGCAAGCGACAAAAAGGCGACCGTTCTCGTAAATTAGACGACCGTTACTTGTTTTTAGAAGCCATGTTGAGCGTACGCCATCATTTATACATCAGTTATATTGGCCGTTCGTGTTTTGATAACTCAGAGCGGGTGCCATCGGTATTAGTCAGTGAATTGCTTGAGTATTTAGGGCGCAGCTTTTATCAGCCAAATTGCGCTGATTTCCCAAATAATCTGATTAAAAAACACCATCTTCAGCCTTTTAACCCAGATTATTATCAACCCGGTGCGCCACAAAGTTACCATCCTACGTGGCAAATAAAACCGCTGCAGTTAAATCAAGACAAAGCAGCGCTGCCATTATTGCCAGCAGCTGAAATTGAATTAAACAGTTTTATTCGCACCGTGTGCCAAGCACAAGAAAGTTTTTATCGTAATAGCTTAGGCTTAAAGTTGACGCAATTTGACGAAATAGCCAAAGATGAGGAGCCTTTCTCATTAGATCATCTTGAACGTTATTTTTATTTAGATGAAATGCTGGTGGCTGCGCTTAAAGGCACAACCATTAATCAAGCACAAATTTTGCAACGTGGTGATTTACCTCTGGCGCATGTAGGTGAAATTACCCTTGAGCAGATGCAACAGCGCATTGGTCAAATGGTCAACAGCCTTCACAGTCATGATGTCACTGAGTTTAATGAGCCGATAGAAATTAATGTGCAACTGGGGCAAAGTCAGTTAGTGGGTTGGTTGACTCAAGTAACCGGCAAAAAACAAGTGTTTTACCGCACTGCAACTATCAAAGCAAAAGACATGATCAAAGCTTATTTATATCATTTAGTGGGGTCATTGGGCGCTCATATTACAGAAACTTGGGTCGTGGGGCTTGATGGGCAATATCAGTTTAAAGTACAAAGCGCCCAAGATGCTAAAAGCCAATTAGATAATTGGTTTCGTTTGTATCAAGCTAGTTTGCAACAGCCGGTGGCGTTTTTTCCGACCGCTGCGTGGCAGTTTGCTACAACAGGGGATTTTGCTAAAGCAGCACAAAAGTTTGCAGGTGGCGAATACATTGGTCGTGGCGAAGCCGAAAACCCCTATGTCGCACTTGATTTTAAACGTTTAGAGCCGCACGAAGCTGAGTTTATCCGCTGGAGTGAATTATTAGTCTCACCCATTGCGGCACACGCCGTGGAGGTCAAACATGCAGGGGCTTAATCCAATCACCATGCCGCTTAAGGGCGTATCACTTATTGAAGCCAGCGCAGGCACCGGTAAAACTTACACAATTACTGCTTTGTATTTGCGCCATTTATTGGGTTTACAAGTAGCTGGTCAAACAGGTGTGCCACTTACGGTAGAACAAATTTTAGTGGTGACTTTTACCGAAGCAGCGACAGCTGAAATCAAAGACCGCGTGCGTAAACGCATTATTCTTGCCCGTGATGCCTTGATGGGCGGCGACTGTGATGATGCCGTGGTACAAGCAATTTTAAGTGAAGTCAGTGAGACTAAAATGGCCTTTGCCTTGTTAGATGCGGCGGCAAAATCCATGGATGATGCGGCTATTTTTACTATTCATGGGTTTTGCCAGCGGATGCTAAAACAACATGCGTTTGAATCGGGTGTTGCATTTAATCTCACGTTTATTATGGATCAGTCCGAATTGCTGACTGAAGCACTTAAAGATTATTGGCGTACGTTTGTTTATGGCTTAACAAAAGAGCGCACTGCGCATGTACTTGCGTATTTTCCCGCGCCTGAACGTTTATATAAAAAAGTGGCGGCGTTGTTATCACGTAGTGGCGCTAAGATACAGCCGCAAATTAATCTTGATGAGGTCTGGCAATGGCAAGAACAGTATTTGTCTTTGTTAGCCCGCTTTAAAATAGACTATTTAAAGTCTGATTTTGCAGCGGCTATCTTAAATTCTGACCTTAAAAAAACCAAACCAGCGGCTAAAGCGCCTAATCTTGAGCTGTTATTGGCATTTTGCCAAAGTGAACAAACTGTATTTGAATTTGGCTCAGATAAAAAATCATTTGAAATTTGGGCCGCTGATAACTTTTTAGACCCTGAGATGTATAAAAAGGGCGGTAAAACCTTTAGCCATCCTTTATGTCAGGTGTTTACCGAGCTCAGTGAGCTGCAACAAAAGCTCACTTTTGGCATGCCCATCGCAATCGCTCAACAAGCAACTAAGTGGGTGAGTGCGGCATTAAGCACCAAAAAACAAGAGCAGCGCCTAATCAGCCCCGATGATTTATTAACCCAATTACACCACGCCTTATTTAGCGATGGGGGCGATACTTTGGCAAGTCAAATTGCGGCGGATTTTCCGGTTGCGATGATTGACGAATTTCAAGATACCGACCCAATTCAATACGGTATTTTTAGCCAAATATTTAACCGAGAAAGCTGCGCTTTTACCATGATAGGTGATCCAAAACAGGCTATTTATGGCTTTCGCGGCGCGGATATTTTTACCTATATTAATGCAAAACATCAGGTATCGACCGAGCAGCAATACACCTTAGGTAAAAATTGGCGCTCAAGCACAGGCATAGTCAATAGCGTTAATGCCTTGTTTAATCATCACGATAATAGCTTTATTTTTAATCAAGACATTCCATTTTTAGCGGTTGAAGCACAAGGTAAAACTGCAGAACAAGCACTGTATCTTGACGGTAAAGCAGTGACTGCGTTTGAGTTTTGTGTGCTTGAACATGATGCGCCTGTCACCAGTAAAGCTTATGCCATGCCAAGATTGGCCGCACATTTTAGCGATAAAATAGCCACCTTGTTGCAACAAGCGCAAGCAGGGCGTGCCACGATTGGCAGCCATGCTGTTCAGGCGGCAGATATTTGTGTGCTGGTGCGAGACCGAAATGAAGCGTCGTTTATTAAAGAGGCGTTAAGCAAGCAGGGGATTGCCAGTGTGTATTTATCCCGCGATGGTGTCTTACAAAGCCCACTGGCTTTGCATTTATTAAACTTTTTAACCGCCTTACATGGTCAATATGATGAGTCAGCTTATCGTGGGGTTTTAGCGGGCCCTTTATTTAATTTAAATTATCAACAAATCTACCAATTGGCAGAAAATGAACAAACGTGGCAGCAATATTTAGCCCTTTTTAGCGAATTGAGCGATATCTGGTACAAAAAAGGCGCCATGGCGATGCTTGAATTATTGCTGATGCGTAATAATTTGGCGGGTTTATGGCAAGCAATGGGGCTGCCAGTTGAACGTTGGTTAACGGATTTTCGCCATCTTGCTGAAATTTTGCAGCAAAAGCAGTTAGAACTTGAAGGGAGTTTACGGTTAGTACGATGGTTTGCACAAAATATTATCGATACCAGTAAAGAAAGTGCGCAACTTAGGCTTGAAAGTGACGCTAAATTAGTAAAAATTGTTACCATGCATGCATCAAAAGGATTGGAATATCCTTTGGTTTTTATGCCATTTGCGGTTGGCTTTCGTGAAGCATCTGAGCAAATTTATCATCAAGATGGTGAACTTGTTTACAATCTTATTAAAGACGATGCCAGTCAGCAACTTGCCGAAAAAGAGCGTTTAGCCGAAGACTTACGCTTATTGTATGTAGCCTTAACTCGCCCAGTGCATCAGTGCTTTATTGGCATGTATAACATTGCGGTGGGCAATAGTAAAAGCATGACAATTCAACGTACAGCCTTAGGCCATTTGTTGTTTGCTGGCCAAACCCTCACTAGCGCTACCGATTGGCATCAGTTATTAAATGCCTTTGCGGCAGCACATTCAGCCGATATGGCCGTGAGCTATTTTGCTGAGACTGATAGTAAGATCTCTTTGAGTGATGAGCTCACAGTGCCCAACTATGAGCGCAAACTATTTACTGGCAAAATTGAGCGTAACTGGCGTTTAACCAGCTTTAGCGCGCTTAGTTATAATCAAGCATCAGAACACATTACCCCAGGTTTTGAAGATGAAAGCCATGAGCTCGATTGGCTTGGCGAAGAGCAAAGCAACGAACTCAATCAATTTAGTTTTCCAAGAGGAGCAAGGGCGGGGAGTTGCTTACATGCTATTTTTGAGGAGATTGATTTTCAGCATCCTGATACGCACCCAAGCGATCCGAGTAAAAATCTTGGCGCTGTGGTTGAGCAACAACTTCAAAAATATTCAATCGAACCCCATTGGCAACTCGTTGCAGAGCAATGGATAAAGCGCGTATTAAGTACGCCCCTCGATGCTGATGGCTTGAGTTTAAATAAGCTTGGCGCCCAACAATGTTTAATCGAAATGGAGTTTTATTTACCTTTTGAGCGTCTTGATGCCACAGGTATTAATCAAGTACTCGATAGTGTGGCAAGTGAAAGTGTGTTTAAACATAACCTGAAATTTGAAACCATTCAGGGCATGTTAAAAGGTTTTATCGACTTAATATTTGAGTGGCAAGGTAAATACTATGTGCTTGATTATAAATCGAATCATTTAGGTGAGCTGGCGAGCGATTATCAGCAAAGTAATATGGAAGAAGTCATGCAATCGCATCATTACCACTTACAGTATTTGTTATACAGCGTTGCGTTACATCGATTATTAAAAACCCGCTTGGCCGATTACGATATCGAGCAGCATTTAGGGGGTGTTTACTATTTATTTTTGCGAGGCATGGGCGAAGGCGAAGGCATATATTTTAAAAAAATAGCCAAAGAGATCATTTTGCAACTCGACCGTATGTTTGAACAAGCAACTTTAGAGGTGACCTATTAATGTTGGCGCAACTAATAGCAGACGAAAAAGTCACGCAACTGGATATTCAATTAGCCCAGTTGTTAGTTAAAGATAGCAATGACCCAGTTTTTTATGTGGTGTTGCTACTGAGTCAATACAATGCGCGCCAGCATACTTGTTTACCTTTGGCACAGGTTGATTGGTCAAATCCGTTTATGCTCGAAACGCCAGTACCTTTATTTGCAAGCTATGAGCATTGTTTAACGGCACTGCGTGATCATCCTGTTGTAGGTGAAGGCAAGCCACTGCTTTTATTTGCTGAGCGTTTGTACTTTGCTCGTTATGCAGAATATGAACAAATATTAGCAAATAAACTCCATAGCTTAGCAAAACGTGCGCTTAAACTCGACGAAAGCCGCTTAGCGCAATTGCTTGATCAGTATTTTGGCACAACACCAACCCTAGATTGGCAAAAAATAGCCTGTGCAATGGCGGTACAGAATGCTTTTTGTGTCATCAGCGGAGGCCCAGGCACCGGAAAAACCACGACAGTGACTAAATTGCTAGCGATACTGCAATCACTTTATTTGGCAGCGCCACTGAGTATTAAGTTGGTGGCACCCACAGGAAAAGCGGCTGCGCGGCTCAGTGAGTCAATTCGTGATGCAAAACAAAAACTCGAACTGGCGCCCAATTTAAATGCCGTTATTCCTGAGCAAGCACAAACGATCCATCGATTACTTGGGGTGATCCCACAGTCGAATAAATATCGCCATAACAGCCACAATCCGTTGCATTTAGATTTACTGATTGTTGATGAAGCGTCGATGGTCGACTTAGCGTTAATGGCAAAGCTGGTTGAAGCAATGCCAGAGCATGGTCGTTTGATTTTACTCGGTGATAAAGACCAACTTACCTCGGTTGATACCGGTAATGTACTGGCTGATATTTGCCAAGATTTAGTCCTTGGTGTGCAACCTTTTTACAGTGAAGCTCGGGTATTGCAGCTGAATAAATTGTGTCATCAGGGCCAACACACTGCGCTGCAAGCAAAACAGAGTGATTATGTGCTTGCCGATAATATTGCTTTTTTACAACACAGCCATCGCTTTGATGAAAAAAGCGGCATTGGGCAATTAGCTAAAGCGGTTAACAGCAATGACAAACAGCTGCTGCAAGAGATTAAAGCCTTTGGTTACCCTGAACTGGCATTTTATGATTTAACCAATGAATATAAAGCGATGATCATTCGCTGCGCCGAGGCTTATTCACAGTATTTAGCGCTTATTAAACAAGGTGCAAGCCCTCAAGAGGTGCATGATGCTTTTTTACAATATCAGCTCTTGGCCGCAGTGCGCGAAGGCAATTATGGCGTTAACAAACTCAACAGTAAAATCGAAGCACAATTAGCACGCATGGGACTTATCAGCCCATCACATCGGCACTATGTTGGCATGCCGCTAATGATCAGCCAGAACGATTATCAGCTTAAATTATTTAATGGCGATATTGGCATCATCATGCCCGATGATGACGGCCAGCTAAAAGCTGTGTTTATGAGTGAAGGGGGCAGTACCCGCAGTTTTTATCCGGCTCGTTTACCCGCCCATGAAAAAGTCTATGCCATGACAATCCACAAATCACAAGGCTCTGAATTTTTGCATACTGTAATGATCTTACCGCCAATGCAGCAAGCAAAAATAGGAGTCAATCGCCAATTAGTGTACACAGGCATCACTCGAGCTAAAAAACGCTTTGATTTAATCGCTCAGCCTCAAGTATTACAACTGGCAATGAACAAAATGCTCACTCGCAGCTCTGGGTTATATCAGCGTTTGCAACAGAGCTAATGTATTGAGCCAGCGAATGTAGCTGGCTCAACGGGATATTAATGTTAAAGCAACTAGATTACTTTGTATGTTCAGAAGGTGAAGCACACCACTGATCGCTAAGATCAGAGAGGGTGTATTGCTGATATCCGGCTTCACCAAATACAGAGGTACCATTAAGGTAATAGGTATCTGCAACTTCATTTGGATTGTGAATGCTAAAGCCCAATAATTTGGCGATTTCTTTACTGATATGATAATGGTTTGGCATGCAGCCTAGCTCAGCTGCAAGATTGCTAATTGCACTTTGCTCTAAATGTGGGCCATAAAATAAAAATGGCACTTGGGCGATATCTAAATCCACCATGTTGTGACCATAACGGCCACTTTGGCCGGTAAGCTCACCATGATCTGAGGTAAAAAAGATATAAGTTGGTCGGCCCGTATTTTCAAAAAATTGATAAATATCAGCAATTTGTTTTTCTGTGTAATGCACTGAATTATCATAGGAATTGCGCATATAGTTTTGATAGTCGTTTTTATCTACCGGATATACAGCTTCTTCGGCTGGGTAATTATCAACATAAGGCGCATGGGTGCTGCGCATATGTAACGTAATAAATTGAGGCTGTTGATAATCAAGTTTAAGTTTATCAAGTGCCAGTAATAAGCGATTATCGTATTGGCCTTCAAAATCAGTTAAATGGTCATCATCCATCCAAGTATCGACATCACTGAGTGAAAACGAATACGTTAAACCACCGGCATTTTTTTGCGTGGTGATATAGTGGGTATTGTAGCCGCTGTGTTTGGCTAATTTAAACAATGAGGTATGCATAGATTGCAAATGCGCCATGTTATCAGGCTCATACACAGTATTAAAAAAGAGCGCTAATGAAACGCGAGTTGATACCGCACTTGATAACGAAGGGCGATAAAAAAACTCAGGTTTATCTTTAAGTGCGTTTAAATTTGGCGTGGTATCACGTTCGTAATCAAATAAGCTTAAGTTATAACGACTAAAACTTTCCCCCATGATCACCACAATATTTGCATCCACCGGCGCATGCTGGCTGAGCTGATATGCTTGGTATTCTTTTGCGGGTGGCAACAAACCGAGGGCTGTTTTGCTGTTATAGGCAATTAAATAGGAAAATGAAAATAAACCATTTTTGAGCGCTGATTGGCTGATATTAGGTTGAAATTTTTGCGACGAATTGACGCTAAAAGCTTGGCCAAGTGGTAACAGTAATAATATCACTAAGGCATAACCACAGTAGCGAGAGCGAGGTAATTGCAGGTGAAAACGCTGGTAAACCCAAAAAGCAAACCCAGCAAAGCTTAAACTCAGCAGCGCAGGCACCATTAAAAAAAGAGCAACATCTAAAAAGCCAATTAATGCATCAGTTAACTCTTTGCTCAATAACATCACATCAAAAGCACTATAAAATCCGCCAAAATAATGAAAATACATTAACTGACCCGTTTGCAGCAGCGTAAAAATCGCCAATAAGGTAATAACCAACAGACGTTGAGCGCAAAAAGCCAATACTGTCATCAGTACTAGGCTAATGGCGCTGCTTTTTATACTTTGAGTGGCTAAATAGTTACTGTTAAGAAGGTGATAAATATGTTCAGGAAGAAGCGCAAAACAATAAAAAGCAGCCAGAACGAATAAGGTAGGGAAATATTTTTTTAGGGTCATGAGTTGAGATTACATCTATGAAATGAATGTGAAAGTGCACTAGTAAAGCAAGTCTATCGTGATGAACTTTTAAAGACAATAAAGGCTGTTACTATTTTGGCATTCAGTATGCATTAAAAAACAAGGTCACATTCAAAGATTGGAGAAAATTATGTTAAGTCAATCTTACTGCCGCGCTTTAGAAGTGAGGATCTTTAATAAAAGTAAAGAAATTAGACGGTTAAAAAGCCAGCTCTTTTTCTTTCGCTTAGTGAGTTTAGCCTTTGTTGGATTATTTATTGTGAGTCAGCTGCATGCGGCAAGTTAAAAAAATGACACGATGAAACAAAGAGTATGCTGTTTTATCGTGTCATTTTTTTCACAAAAACCACTACAAATAATGCCAAGGTAAAACTGCCACAAAACGCCTCAATAGCAGCAATTAAGCGGGAAAAACCAAGAGGGGTAATATCGCCATAACCTAAGGTGGTGAAAGTAACAACGCTAAAATAGAGACAATTGAGGAAAGCAAACACATTTTGTTCTATGTTTTGATCAATCGAAAAGTGAATCACTTGATCTTGAAAATTGACTCCTAAAAAGTAATAGGCAATCGCGGCTATAAAAATAAGTGAGAGCGAAAAGAAGATTACATTGGTTGGTTTTTCACCATAACCGCATAACAAATCTATAAATTTCGATATAACCCTGCGTTTTGACCCTCGCGGATTTTGGTAGCGACGCATGGTCATTTCTTTATGGGTAAAATTACCTGCCAGTTCAAATAAACCTTGATGCTCGGCTGCTTTGCGTAAATCGCGATAAATTTCTTCAGATTGTTCATATAAATCGAGCGCTTCATGATGATGACCTTGATGATGCGCCTCTTTTGCCGCAATTTCTTGTTGCAGATGGCTACCAATGTGCATGTTATCAATGCGTGCGCCAAAGAGCTTAATTCCTAACAAGTTAGCGTGTTGCAATTTGCAACAGTGTAAGTTGGCATCTCGTAAGTCGGCTTTCATTAAGGAGGTGCCAATCATTTTGGTATTAAATAAATGCGCGCCAGACAAATTGGCGCGATAAAAGTCACAATAAGATAAGTCATAACCTTCTTTAGAACCACGTCGTACTAAATTAAGACCCGCTAAATTAGCGCGTTTTAACTTTAAACCTTGTAGCAAACCGCCATTTTTAGCATAACGTTCGAGTTTATCTTTGAGTTCAAGCCCACTTTTATCAAATTTTTCGTCATGCCAAAAACAAAAACCAGTGCCCATATCAAGTTCTTGGCATTGTTCGTTATCTGGGGTGCAATATTTGCATTTAGGTTTTTCAATCATAAGCGGCTAATAAATAGGACGATTACATTAATCCTAGCAGTTAAAAATAGAACTGCACGGCAGATAAAAGCCTAAAAACATCTGAACTATGAATAAAGTATTAAACAAGGTGCGTCAGCAGCTTTAATGACATGGCCTAACGGAGTGCTAGGAGCTGAACAAAGGTTTTCGCCGCGTATTCATTCGCAATTGAGAAAAACGATTACGCTAGATGATTTATTCGAGTATTAAAAGCGTTTGATTTGAATAAAATCGCAGTTCAAAGGTCAATACATTCCTAGCCTAATAAAGCATTGATGCGTTTATATTCTGCTTTAAGTTCTTTGCAGCGGTTAAAGTGACTTTCAGGCAGATTTAAACCTTCCACTATCTTAAAAGAGTTTAAGCATTTTTGTTTCAGCTCGACTTTATTGCTACCAGAATGTTGCAGTACTTGTAACAAGGCTTGAATTAAATTTAATGCACTACCTGTGTTCATTGGTGCAAAGCGCAACGCATTTTCAAATTCTTCAATAGCTAAACTAAAATTACCTTTTTTGTATTCTTCAATTCCTTTTTTATTGTGAGAATCAAAGCTGGCAATCTTTTGTTCAGCATTACCTGCCTGCTCAGCCATGATAGCTTCAACAAAGTCCGTGTTTTTATCACTTTTAGTTTTAAACACAGCAAGCTGTTCAAATGCTTGCTCAAATTCACCAATTTCAAGCAATGTCATTATTGATTCAGGGTATAAGTCCAACGGCAGCTCACTTTCGTTATGCTCGAGCTCTTTTTGTACTGCACAGAGCGATTTTTTCGAATCGAAATAATTGCCTTGTAGTGCGTCTAAACGCGCCAAACACATGGCTTCAAAGGTATCAAACGAGGTATCGGTGAAAAGTTGTTGATCGGTTTTTGCTTTTCGCAGCGCCAGTTTAGTTTCTTTTAAATAATGTTCTTTATCTGGCTCGTTATCACTATTTTGCGCGGCATCAAAAAGGGCGCGAATATAATTGAGCTGATGCGAAATATCTTGGTGAATAGAGCGTTTGCTCATTTCTAATAAGCTTTGGCAGGCATTGATCAGGCTGTTATAGGCTTTGTTTTCTCGCGCAATATCCGCTAACAAATGCTGACGATGAAATGAAAAAGGCGAAATCGCCACACTTTGTTTAATGGTTTTTAGCGCTTCTTTTGTTTCACCTAGCGCCAGTAAACAACGGGCTTTAATATCATACGCTTCAACTCGAAAACGATTGCTATCGAGCACTTCGTTACATAATTCTAACGCAACGTTATATTCTTTATTTAAATGCGCAATTGAAGCGAGGGCAATTAACGCCCATAAAACGCGTTTTTTACTAATCTCAAGATTAAGCAGACGTTTGGCGAGGCTGTATTGTTTTTGTTTGATATAAATTGTGCAAAGTAGCTGCGCGCAGTATTGCCGATAGCGAGGTTGTTCTTTTTGCACAGCTAAAATGAGGTCAATGGCTGCTGTGTAATTTTCTTCTTTTAAAGCAATTAGCGCCTCTTTCATTGCTTGTTTTCGTTTATAAACGCGGTGAATTCGTGTTTTTAACAATCCTTGTGAAAACGGCTTAATTAAATAATCATCAGGTTCTGCTTCAACGGCGCCAAGCACCATAGGACGGGTACTTTCGCCCGACACTATCATATAAATAGCGTCAACGGCTAAGCAGTCTTTTGAACGAAGTTCTTCAAGAAGCTGCCGACCATTTTTACCATTCCCTAAATTGTAATCGATGAACAATAAGTCGAATTGTGTTTCAAGGCATTGTGATAGGGCAGATTCACCACTATTGGCAAAGTTTATGTTGCGCGCGCCTATGCTGAACAGCAGGCCCTTTAACATTGTTTGAAAAGAGCGCTGATCATCAACGATAAGGATTTTTTTATCTTGGTAATCAATCA includes the following:
- a CDS encoding tetratricopeptide repeat-containing response regulator; its protein translation is MAAKPLIDYQDKKILIVDDQRSFQTMLKGLLFSIGARNINFANSGESALSQCLETQFDLLFIDYNLGNGKNGRQLLEELRSKDCLAVDAIYMIVSGESTRPMVLGAVEAEPDDYLIKPFSQGLLKTRIHRVYKRKQAMKEALIALKEENYTAAIDLILAVQKEQPRYRQYCAQLLCTIYIKQKQYSLAKRLLNLEISKKRVLWALIALASIAHLNKEYNVALELCNEVLDSNRFRVEAYDIKARCLLALGETKEALKTIKQSVAISPFSFHRQHLLADIARENKAYNSLINACQSLLEMSKRSIHQDISHQLNYIRALFDAAQNSDNEPDKEHYLKETKLALRKAKTDQQLFTDTSFDTFEAMCLARLDALQGNYFDSKKSLCAVQKELEHNESELPLDLYPESIMTLLEIGEFEQAFEQLAVFKTKSDKNTDFVEAIMAEQAGNAEQKIASFDSHNKKGIEEYKKGNFSLAIEEFENALRFAPMNTGSALNLIQALLQVLQHSGSNKVELKQKCLNSFKIVEGLNLPESHFNRCKELKAEYKRINALLG
- a CDS encoding pentapeptide repeat-containing protein: MIEKPKCKYCTPDNEQCQELDMGTGFCFWHDEKFDKSGLELKDKLERYAKNGGLLQGLKLKRANLAGLNLVRRGSKEGYDLSYCDFYRANLSGAHLFNTKMIGTSLMKADLRDANLHCCKLQHANLLGIKLFGARIDNMHIGSHLQQEIAAKEAHHQGHHHEALDLYEQSEEIYRDLRKAAEHQGLFELAGNFTHKEMTMRRYQNPRGSKRRVISKFIDLLCGYGEKPTNVIFFSLSLIFIAAIAYYFLGVNFQDQVIHFSIDQNIEQNVFAFLNCLYFSVVTFTTLGYGDITPLGFSRLIAAIEAFCGSFTLALFVVVFVKKMTR
- a CDS encoding phosphoethanolamine transferase, producing MTLKKYFPTLFVLAAFYCFALLPEHIYHLLNSNYLATQSIKSSAISLVLMTVLAFCAQRLLVITLLAIFTLLQTGQLMYFHYFGGFYSAFDVMLLSKELTDALIGFLDVALFLMVPALLSLSFAGFAFWVYQRFHLQLPRSRYCGYALVILLLLPLGQAFSVNSSQKFQPNISQSALKNGLFSFSYLIAYNSKTALGLLPPAKEYQAYQLSQHAPVDANIVVIMGESFSRYNLSLFDYERDTTPNLNALKDKPEFFYRPSLSSAVSTRVSLALFFNTVYEPDNMAHLQSMHTSLFKLAKHSGYNTHYITTQKNAGGLTYSFSLSDVDTWMDDDHLTDFEGQYDNRLLLALDKLKLDYQQPQFITLHMRSTHAPYVDNYPAEEAVYPVDKNDYQNYMRNSYDNSVHYTEKQIADIYQFFENTGRPTYIFFTSDHGELTGQSGRYGHNMVDLDIAQVPFLFYGPHLEQSAISNLAAELGCMPNHYHISKEIAKLLGFSIHNPNEVADTYYLNGTSVFGEAGYQQYTLSDLSDQWCASPSEHTK